Proteins from one Chlorogloeopsis sp. ULAP01 genomic window:
- a CDS encoding YARHG domain-containing protein, protein MDDTLNSTCNSTINANHFQEFHEPDAQQEEPLIISSLLSLDLGEEDGEIVALQAQETQENAQNSEQQTQQILTFELELSDLVPEPVTPKKDTTRHYLHDKPLNQQKLLDTISYIFLEEDNLEEIDSYTRESQIPLEKPKFQFRKPSSSSVGDVSSKVGLASVMFVGGFVAGGACSWAVLSNQEVAAKDKPLNSVRQHPKFAQTQSQETEVKNSISKPEVAIPEPSFSPAQTKKTEVKNKTSIPKAASPKPSSTPGNTAQQTVSKATTQTPKKQDSQLAKSKVLNTTTIPLFQQRLLTSADLKGRSAWELTLMRNEIYARHGRMFKEPKLQRYFESQSWYQARYSGDKFPDSLLSKIELKNAIMIREYQRIHGLMMNL, encoded by the coding sequence ATGGACGACACTCTTAATAGCACTTGTAACAGCACTATCAATGCAAATCACTTTCAGGAGTTTCATGAACCTGATGCACAGCAGGAAGAACCTTTGATTATCTCTAGTCTACTTTCTCTAGATCTGGGAGAGGAAGATGGTGAGATTGTTGCTCTTCAAGCTCAAGAAACTCAAGAAAATGCCCAAAATTCTGAACAACAAACACAACAGATATTAACTTTTGAACTGGAACTCAGCGATCTAGTTCCAGAACCAGTGACGCCAAAAAAAGATACCACTAGACACTACCTCCATGACAAACCCTTAAACCAGCAGAAATTACTAGATACCATTTCTTATATCTTCCTAGAAGAAGATAATCTGGAAGAAATTGATTCATATACCAGAGAATCTCAAATTCCTCTGGAAAAACCCAAGTTCCAGTTCCGAAAACCAAGTTCTTCATCTGTTGGGGATGTAAGTTCTAAAGTAGGGTTAGCTTCTGTGATGTTTGTGGGGGGATTTGTTGCAGGAGGGGCTTGTTCCTGGGCTGTATTATCGAATCAAGAAGTTGCAGCCAAGGATAAGCCGCTCAATTCAGTACGGCAGCATCCTAAGTTTGCTCAAACCCAGAGTCAAGAAACTGAAGTCAAAAATAGTATCAGTAAACCAGAAGTCGCAATCCCAGAGCCAAGCTTTAGCCCTGCACAAACTAAAAAAACAGAAGTTAAAAATAAAACTAGTATACCCAAAGCCGCATCCCCAAAACCAAGCTCTACACCTGGAAATACTGCACAGCAAACCGTATCAAAAGCGACTACTCAAACTCCCAAAAAACAAGACTCGCAACTTGCCAAGTCTAAGGTTTTAAACACTACAACTATACCCTTGTTTCAACAACGGCTACTAACTTCAGCAGACTTAAAAGGGCGCAGTGCTTGGGAACTAACACTGATGCGTAACGAAATCTATGCGCGTCACGGGCGGATGTTTAAAGAGCCAAAGTTGCAGCGCTATTTTGAGAGTCAAAGTTGGTATCAAGCTCGCTATTCAGGCGATAAGTTTCCTGACTCCCTGCTTTCCAAAATTGAGCTAAAAAACGCGATTATGATCCGTGAATATCAGCGTATTCATGGATTAATGATGAACCTGTAG
- a CDS encoding response regulator, with amino-acid sequence MSRKQILLIDSEASVREVLQVCLRDLGGWDVFSVFSWQEGLKVLMKKQPDAILLDVPTLDVDNLSILQQFRDHPLTQSIPILLLSTRASWFPPFLLQEMGIAGAIALPFNPTLLPEQVAKLLNWTSDSG; translated from the coding sequence ATGTCCCGTAAGCAAATTTTGCTGATCGATAGTGAAGCTTCTGTTCGAGAAGTCTTACAAGTGTGTTTGCGCGATCTCGGTGGTTGGGATGTATTTTCAGTTTTCTCTTGGCAAGAAGGGCTTAAAGTGTTAATGAAAAAACAGCCCGATGCTATTCTTCTAGATGTACCAACCCTAGACGTTGATAACTTATCGATTCTTCAACAGTTTAGAGATCATCCCCTCACCCAATCTATTCCAATTTTGCTACTTAGTACCAGAGCTAGTTGGTTTCCACCTTTCCTGCTTCAAGAAATGGGTATAGCTGGAGCGATCGCACTTCCATTTAACCCCACGCTCCTACCAGAACAAGTTGCTAAACTGCTCAACTGGACATCAGACTCAGGTTAA
- a CDS encoding HAMP domain-containing sensor histidine kinase produces MFESLHRNFLFPSLNRRFTLVLLSVMAISALSGVLSLENYRYSIAKSQNSYLEPVHDLNARLLALAQSAAPSLTIIKINALQGVEEANDLPWRKSFKEGQGLEWFDAKGKLLVSEGNTFPNAPLARVLFYSRLNKDAPVIEQHEYVRSVSIAVYTKQADRENEKLEGYIRASELTYQVALTAKSPELELIELVLIIFAGVSTVSLFWFMFKPLKKNFQQLQHFNADVVHELRNPLTAINIAAEVMQSQSQQLTPLVAKKLAVILSCTEQLTRLVDDLSMLSKLDKVEKDSRIHHSLIPLDELLEDLVERFEPQAEIRKIYFESHLPTGIFVTGDAHQLCRLFSNLLENAFKYTAAGGRIALMLRIEKRFAVVHIEDTGIGIPQESIPLIFERFWRSDKARHKQEDGLGLGLAIAKSIVDRHSGQIKVRSTVGVGSSFRVYLPLAGTKTA; encoded by the coding sequence ATGTTTGAATCTCTGCACAGAAATTTTCTGTTTCCTTCTCTAAATAGACGCTTTACACTCGTGCTGCTTTCGGTGATGGCAATTTCAGCACTATCGGGGGTATTATCTTTAGAAAATTATAGATACTCTATAGCTAAATCTCAAAATTCCTACCTAGAGCCAGTTCACGATTTAAATGCTCGCCTGTTGGCTTTAGCTCAGAGTGCTGCTCCTTCTCTAACGATAATTAAAATTAATGCATTGCAAGGTGTAGAAGAAGCTAACGATCTGCCTTGGCGTAAGTCTTTCAAGGAAGGGCAAGGTTTGGAATGGTTTGATGCTAAGGGCAAACTTCTGGTAAGTGAAGGAAATACTTTCCCTAATGCTCCTTTAGCTAGAGTCCTATTTTATTCACGCTTGAACAAAGATGCTCCAGTAATAGAACAACATGAATATGTTCGTTCTGTGTCAATTGCTGTATATACCAAACAAGCAGATCGGGAAAATGAGAAGCTAGAAGGCTACATTCGCGCTAGCGAACTCACCTATCAAGTGGCATTGACAGCAAAATCACCTGAACTTGAATTAATTGAATTAGTGTTGATCATCTTTGCTGGCGTCAGTACCGTAAGCCTGTTCTGGTTTATGTTTAAGCCTCTAAAGAAGAATTTTCAACAGTTACAACATTTCAATGCCGATGTTGTTCACGAGCTACGCAATCCTTTAACGGCAATAAATATAGCTGCTGAAGTGATGCAAAGTCAATCACAACAACTTACTCCTCTAGTGGCAAAAAAGCTAGCAGTTATTCTCAGTTGTACCGAGCAGCTAACACGTTTAGTAGATGATTTGTCTATGCTATCAAAGCTAGATAAAGTGGAAAAAGACTCTCGTATTCATCATTCTCTTATCCCTTTAGATGAACTGCTAGAGGATTTAGTAGAACGCTTTGAGCCTCAAGCTGAAATTAGGAAAATTTATTTTGAGTCTCATTTACCCACTGGCATTTTTGTTACAGGTGATGCTCATCAACTCTGTCGTTTGTTTTCAAACCTTTTAGAGAATGCCTTTAAATACACAGCAGCAGGAGGAAGAATTGCTCTAATGTTGAGAATTGAGAAACGATTTGCTGTTGTACATATAGAAGATACTGGTATTGGTATTCCCCAAGAGAGTATACCACTCATCTTTGAGCGTTTTTGGCGATCTGATAAAGCAAGGCATAAACAAGAAGATGGTTTGGGATTAGGATTGGCGATCGCAAAATCCATCGTAGATAGACATAGCGGACAAATTAAAGTCAGAAGCACAGTCGGAGTTGGCAGTAGCTTTCGAGTCTACCTACCACTAGCTGGAACTAAAACTGCTTAA
- a CDS encoding DUF1565 domain-containing protein gives MGVGSAVFLGNCLDRAVAQIPKTPVQIHPSESTISQVNVLFVNPSVGDDKQGKVSESTPLKTITQALRIAAPNTTIKLAKGTYSSQTGEVFPLILKPGVTLQGDASSKGRNIIIAGGGDYLSRSFGSKNVVIVGAKEAQLIGVTITNSNPRGYGLWIESSNLTVAENTFTGSTQDGVTVTGNGKPIIRHNLFYRNGANGITITGTSDAEVRENVFQETGFGINIAQKAQPLIVGNQIQDNRSGMIVQAASRPIIRKNIIQGSKEDGLVAIAQAQPDLGRLADAGGNEFRNNKRYDINANAAKQTIPAYGNTLVSDRIVGKVDTKGTTAPIARNLQSQPQPTETAMGVPRALTEMRALRSANVRNSQQPSVVSRLRVTPSKLKEPTSTKTETSPIPSTLTSRQTVRGWQQTDASGKSQTNNVQIANNDDNVIEFVAPAAQSLPVLQPVPPGEAALLSVPSAKIPFGNTTNMRKVPVPGASAKPSQVRSSLSGQSQAVGRYRVMAAVQTQKDQELVRFLAPGAFATSWQGKAAMQVGVFSSRSNAEQMLKILNDNGLQATMELIGN, from the coding sequence ATGGGAGTAGGTAGTGCAGTTTTTCTGGGTAATTGCTTGGATCGTGCTGTTGCTCAGATACCGAAGACACCAGTGCAGATACACCCAAGTGAGAGTACAATTTCTCAGGTTAACGTGCTTTTTGTCAACCCAAGTGTCGGAGATGACAAACAAGGCAAGGTGAGTGAAAGCACTCCTTTGAAAACTATTACTCAGGCTTTGCGAATAGCTGCTCCTAATACTACGATTAAGCTAGCCAAGGGAACTTATAGTTCCCAAACAGGAGAGGTGTTTCCTTTAATACTAAAGCCTGGTGTTACGCTTCAAGGAGATGCTAGCAGCAAAGGTCGCAATATTATTATCGCTGGTGGTGGTGACTATCTCAGTCGTAGTTTTGGCAGTAAAAATGTTGTGATTGTGGGAGCTAAGGAAGCGCAGTTAATTGGAGTGACTATTACCAACTCCAACCCACGTGGTTATGGTTTATGGATTGAATCTAGCAATCTGACAGTAGCAGAGAATACCTTTACTGGCAGTACTCAAGATGGAGTTACCGTAACTGGTAACGGAAAACCAATTATTCGTCATAATTTGTTTTATCGTAACGGAGCCAACGGCATTACAATTACTGGCACCTCTGATGCAGAAGTTCGCGAAAATGTTTTTCAGGAAACGGGTTTTGGGATTAATATTGCTCAAAAAGCTCAACCCTTAATTGTTGGTAATCAAATTCAAGACAACAGAAGTGGGATGATTGTACAAGCCGCTTCTCGCCCAATTATAAGGAAAAATATCATTCAGGGTAGTAAAGAAGATGGTTTAGTTGCGATCGCTCAAGCACAGCCAGATTTAGGTAGGCTTGCTGATGCTGGTGGCAACGAGTTTCGTAACAACAAACGTTATGACATTAACGCCAACGCCGCCAAGCAAACTATTCCTGCTTACGGCAATACATTAGTAAGCGATCGCATCGTTGGTAAGGTAGATACCAAAGGTACAACAGCACCCATCGCCCGTAACTTACAATCTCAACCTCAGCCAACAGAAACTGCTATGGGTGTGCCACGGGCATTAACTGAGATGAGAGCGCTCAGAAGCGCAAATGTCAGGAATTCACAGCAACCTTCTGTAGTGTCTCGTCTGCGTGTTACACCATCCAAACTAAAGGAACCCACTTCCACAAAGACTGAAACATCTCCAATTCCAAGTACCTTGACGAGTAGACAAACAGTCAGGGGATGGCAGCAAACAGATGCATCTGGCAAATCACAGACGAATAACGTGCAGATTGCTAACAATGATGACAATGTCATAGAGTTTGTTGCACCTGCTGCCCAGTCATTGCCAGTATTACAACCTGTACCTCCAGGCGAAGCAGCACTTTTGTCGGTTCCTTCTGCCAAGATTCCCTTTGGCAATACTACTAATATGCGAAAAGTGCCAGTACCTGGCGCTAGTGCTAAACCATCTCAAGTTAGAAGTTCATTGAGTGGGCAATCTCAAGCGGTAGGGCGTTACCGAGTTATGGCAGCAGTACAAACACAAAAAGATCAGGAATTAGTGAGGTTTCTTGCTCCTGGTGCCTTTGCGACTTCTTGGCAAGGTAAAGCAGCTATGCAAGTGGGAGTCTTTAGCAGTCGCTCTAACGCTGAACAAATGCTGAAAATACTTAATGATAATGGGTTACAAGCGACGATGGAGTTAATTGGCAATTAG
- the thiS gene encoding sulfur carrier protein ThiS, which translates to MSNQITLQVNGETHSCPSQSSLPDLLQQLGFNPRLVAVEYNGEILHRQFWQNTQVQPGDRLEIVTIVGGG; encoded by the coding sequence ATGTCTAATCAAATTACCCTTCAGGTAAATGGGGAAACTCATAGCTGCCCTTCTCAAAGTTCTTTACCCGATTTACTTCAACAGTTGGGGTTTAATCCTCGTTTGGTGGCAGTCGAGTATAACGGTGAAATTCTTCATCGTCAGTTTTGGCAAAATACTCAAGTGCAGCCAGGCGATCGCTTGGAAATAGTCACCATTGTTGGTGGTGGTTAA
- a CDS encoding S-layer homology domain-containing protein, which yields MVNSILVATLYVNPVTGNDKNAGTRLLPYKTLTRALKLSRTAIIIQLAPGTYSSANGELFPLIVPGGVMVVGNEATKGQGIIISGSGEYQSESFGTQNITLRLLDNSSLMGVTVTNSIAKGTGVWIESNASPTLANNTLVGCGREGVFVSGNAKPAILDNVFVENGASGLFMARHSKGEVLRNVWQRNAIAIAISDFAAPLLANNQISQNQTAIALAREARPVLLHNIIEKNPQGGLLVNGNAIPDLGSAHNPAGNIFRDNEAFDIQNATSNKLVSVGNQLNPVGIKGLVELSATAVEAPKSVTVSTSFSDLRGHWAAAFVEALLSKGLISGLGDGKFQAQASMNRAAFAAIIAKAFDVPAKKQVSKFTDVKPDFWAAASIQRAASMGFLGGFPDGTFRPGQNLTKVQAIVSIVNGLQINGGNPHVLAVYRDRAQIPSYAIDAIAIATQKLLVLNYPQTELLEPLRDITRAEVAALIYQALVANGKQKPIVSPYIVNPDADIPSFTDIMGHWAEGFIRALVSMNITRGFADGTYKPDKSMTRAQYTALVVAAFNPTPKRPVPDFTDVPPEFWAYKAIQQAAQGGFVGGFGDGSFHPQQNVQRLQVIVSLVNGLTLPPAHADTLLNFNDRNKIPEYARTAVATATVQRIIVNYPDPKQIEPLREATRAEVAAMVYQALVAIGRSPSVHSPYIVSPFSVTSK from the coding sequence ATGGTCAACTCTATCCTCGTTGCTACACTTTATGTCAACCCCGTAACGGGGAATGATAAAAATGCGGGGACGCGGTTGCTTCCCTATAAAACTCTTACCCGTGCTTTAAAACTATCTAGAACTGCAATCATTATTCAGCTAGCACCAGGAACCTATAGTTCTGCTAATGGTGAGCTTTTCCCACTTATCGTTCCAGGTGGAGTGATGGTAGTGGGTAATGAGGCAACCAAAGGTCAAGGTATTATCATTTCTGGAAGCGGTGAATATCAAAGTGAAAGTTTTGGAACGCAAAATATTACACTGCGATTACTAGATAATTCTAGTCTGATGGGTGTGACGGTTACTAATTCTATTGCCAAAGGTACTGGCGTCTGGATTGAATCAAATGCCTCACCAACTTTGGCTAATAATACTTTGGTTGGTTGTGGACGTGAAGGTGTTTTTGTTAGTGGTAATGCCAAACCAGCAATTCTAGATAATGTGTTTGTAGAAAATGGTGCCTCTGGGTTATTCATGGCACGTCATAGCAAAGGGGAAGTGTTGCGCAATGTTTGGCAACGCAATGCGATCGCCATCGCGATTAGTGATTTTGCTGCTCCTTTGCTTGCGAATAATCAAATCTCTCAAAACCAGACTGCGATCGCTCTTGCTAGAGAAGCACGACCCGTTCTGCTACACAATATTATTGAAAAAAATCCCCAAGGCGGTTTGTTGGTGAATGGCAATGCTATCCCCGATCTAGGTAGCGCTCACAATCCAGCAGGTAATATTTTTCGCGACAACGAAGCCTTTGACATTCAAAATGCCACATCAAATAAATTAGTTTCCGTTGGCAACCAACTCAATCCTGTGGGTATCAAGGGTTTAGTTGAATTAAGTGCAACGGCAGTCGAAGCTCCCAAGTCAGTGACTGTTAGTACTAGTTTTTCCGATCTACGGGGACATTGGGCAGCCGCTTTTGTGGAAGCTTTACTCAGTAAAGGTTTAATTAGTGGATTGGGCGATGGTAAGTTTCAAGCTCAAGCCTCGATGAATCGTGCCGCTTTTGCCGCTATTATTGCCAAGGCTTTTGATGTACCAGCAAAAAAACAAGTATCTAAATTCACAGATGTTAAACCAGACTTTTGGGCAGCAGCATCGATCCAGCGTGCTGCCAGTATGGGTTTTCTGGGTGGTTTCCCGGATGGAACTTTTCGACCAGGACAAAATTTAACTAAAGTCCAAGCGATTGTATCTATAGTAAATGGCTTACAAATCAATGGTGGTAATCCTCATGTGTTAGCAGTATATCGCGATCGCGCTCAAATACCCAGTTATGCAATTGACGCCATTGCGATCGCCACTCAAAAATTACTGGTACTAAATTATCCCCAAACCGAACTACTAGAACCGTTGCGGGATATCACTCGTGCCGAAGTAGCTGCGTTAATTTATCAAGCGTTAGTAGCCAATGGTAAACAAAAGCCCATTGTCTCTCCCTATATTGTCAATCCTGATGCAGATATTCCTTCGTTTACTGACATTATGGGGCATTGGGCAGAAGGGTTCATACGGGCTTTAGTAAGTATGAACATAACTCGTGGTTTTGCTGATGGCACCTATAAACCAGATAAATCGATGACTCGCGCTCAGTATACAGCTTTAGTTGTCGCTGCATTTAACCCAACTCCCAAACGTCCAGTACCAGATTTTACTGACGTACCCCCAGAATTTTGGGCATATAAGGCGATCCAACAAGCAGCACAAGGTGGTTTTGTTGGTGGATTTGGCGATGGTAGTTTCCACCCACAGCAAAATGTGCAACGGTTACAAGTAATCGTCTCCTTGGTAAACGGGCTTACCCTACCACCGGCTCATGCTGATACTTTATTAAATTTTAATGATCGCAATAAAATCCCTGAATATGCCCGTACAGCTGTCGCAACTGCTACAGTGCAAAGAATTATAGTTAACTACCCAGATCCTAAGCAAATCGAGCCTCTGCGAGAAGCAACACGGGCAGAAGTCGCAGCAATGGTGTATCAAGCTTTAGTTGCAATTGGGCGATCGCCCAGCGTTCATTCACCGTATATTGTTTCGCCTTTTTCTGTTACCAGCAAGTAG
- a CDS encoding ABC transporter ATP-binding protein, producing the protein MIEVEHLSKIYGSTPAITDVTFNVEKGEILGFLGPNGAGKTTTMRILAGYLPATSGTARIAGFDVHENSLAVRQRIGYLPETPPLYSEMTVEGFLHFVARIKGVSAGDRPAKVKAAIERCNLQQKRRVIIRKLSKGYRQRVGIAQAIVHDPPAIILDEPTVGLDPRQIIEVRNLIKSLAGTHTIILSTHILPEVSMTCNRVTIINRGKVVATDTPEHLLTQLTVGSGYELEIEGEASLAKQMLQNLPGVKLVESITATALPSHTPIQDGRIYLRVISQPGTEPGKEIAAALLRTGFNLYEMRRVSATLEDVFLQLTTEENIPENQADSTITNEEEAA; encoded by the coding sequence ATGATTGAAGTTGAGCATTTGAGTAAAATATACGGCTCTACCCCAGCAATTACTGATGTAACTTTTAACGTCGAAAAAGGGGAAATCTTAGGATTTTTAGGGCCAAATGGCGCTGGCAAAACTACCACTATGAGAATTTTAGCTGGTTATTTGCCTGCAACAAGCGGTACAGCCCGAATTGCTGGATTCGATGTCCATGAAAATTCTCTTGCTGTGCGGCAAAGGATTGGCTATTTACCGGAAACTCCACCGTTGTATTCGGAAATGACGGTGGAAGGATTTTTGCATTTTGTGGCGCGGATTAAAGGAGTATCGGCAGGCGATCGCCCTGCGAAAGTAAAAGCAGCTATAGAACGTTGCAACTTACAACAAAAGCGCCGCGTCATTATTCGCAAATTATCTAAAGGATATCGTCAAAGAGTAGGCATTGCTCAGGCAATTGTTCACGATCCACCAGCGATTATTCTAGATGAACCGACAGTAGGACTAGATCCCCGACAAATTATTGAGGTGCGAAATTTAATTAAAAGCCTGGCTGGTACCCATACTATTATTCTTTCCACCCACATTTTGCCAGAAGTAAGTATGACTTGTAACCGCGTCACCATTATTAATCGCGGGAAAGTAGTAGCTACCGATACCCCAGAACATTTGTTGACTCAATTAACAGTTGGCTCAGGCTATGAATTAGAAATTGAAGGCGAAGCAAGTTTGGCTAAACAAATGCTGCAAAATCTGCCAGGTGTGAAGCTGGTAGAATCAATTACTGCAACGGCATTACCAAGTCATACTCCGATTCAAGATGGGCGTATTTACCTGCGAGTAATTTCGCAACCAGGTACAGAACCAGGAAAAGAAATTGCGGCAGCGTTGCTACGTACCGGATTTAACTTGTATGAAATGCGACGCGTTAGTGCGACATTAGAAGATGTATTTTTGCAGCTAACTACGGAAGAAAATATTCCAGAAAATCAGGCTGACTCAACAATAACTAATGAGGAGGAGGCAGCTTAA
- a CDS encoding ABC transporter permease produces the protein MGVILSNVIAIYRRELQSYFVSPLAYAIAGIFWFLAGLFLVLILMGPDGILTAVAAADLQGQQFGVPVPPIDVPYEFVRAFLDRLGWLLLFVLPILSMGLYAEERKRGTLELLATSPVTNWAVAVGKLLGVLTFFITMVVPLLALEAIALSGSTPAMPPIIPLLGHLALILLAAAILSLGMFISSLTDSTILAAVLTFAVILLLLFIDLVAKNVSGPIGEALGHLSLLKHYNNLIQGIFDTSSLVLFGSYIILGIFLTAQSIDALRFQRQ, from the coding sequence ATGGGTGTAATACTGAGTAACGTTATTGCCATTTATCGTCGAGAGTTACAGAGTTATTTTGTATCTCCCTTGGCTTATGCGATCGCTGGCATTTTTTGGTTTTTGGCAGGATTGTTCTTGGTTCTCATTTTGATGGGGCCAGACGGCATTTTAACAGCAGTAGCAGCAGCAGATCTGCAAGGACAACAATTTGGAGTACCAGTACCACCAATAGACGTGCCTTATGAATTTGTGCGGGCATTTCTAGATCGCTTGGGATGGTTGTTGTTGTTTGTGCTGCCCATTCTCTCAATGGGGCTGTATGCCGAAGAACGCAAGCGCGGTACTTTAGAACTGCTAGCTACATCACCAGTTACTAATTGGGCGGTAGCTGTAGGTAAATTATTAGGAGTGCTAACATTTTTTATCACGATGGTAGTACCGTTGTTGGCATTGGAAGCGATCGCCTTGAGTGGATCAACTCCAGCAATGCCACCCATCATTCCCCTGCTTGGACATTTGGCATTAATCTTACTAGCAGCAGCAATTTTATCGTTGGGAATGTTTATTTCTTCTTTGACAGACAGCACAATTTTGGCAGCTGTACTTACCTTTGCAGTCATTTTGTTGCTGCTATTTATTGATTTAGTAGCTAAAAATGTTAGTGGCCCGATCGGAGAAGCTTTGGGGCATTTATCACTATTAAAACATTACAATAATCTCATCCAAGGAATTTTTGACACTAGCAGCTTGGTATTATTTGGCAGTTACATAATCTTAGGTATCTTTCTCACGGCACAATCAATTGATGCACTCCGCTTTCAACGACAGTAG
- a CDS encoding response regulator transcription factor, translating to MRILLAEDDQRIAESLAEALAAQHYIVDVATDGEKGWDFVRTFAYDLCLLDVILPELDGISLCQRVRSHGYQMPILLVTARDATNDIVTGLDAGADDYVRKPYKLQELLARIRALLRRGNTTLSPVMEWGSLQIDPNICQATYEGKPLHLTPKEYRLLELLLRRNGCILSRSNILENLWSFEEPPEEDAVKAIVKRLRQKLKAAGAPSDFVATAYGMGYYLQQRSQQQFRNYEEATSCQSVNSSSLVGRTGISS from the coding sequence ATGAGAATTTTGCTAGCAGAGGACGATCAGCGCATTGCTGAGTCACTTGCAGAAGCTCTTGCTGCTCAACATTATATTGTTGATGTAGCTACTGATGGTGAAAAAGGTTGGGATTTTGTGAGAACTTTTGCTTATGATTTATGTTTGCTGGATGTAATACTACCAGAACTAGACGGTATCAGCCTTTGTCAGCGTGTGCGCTCTCATGGTTATCAAATGCCAATTTTGCTAGTGACTGCTCGTGATGCAACTAACGATATAGTTACAGGGCTAGATGCAGGTGCAGACGACTATGTGCGTAAACCGTATAAGCTACAAGAATTATTGGCTCGGATCCGAGCGTTATTACGCCGTGGAAACACCACTTTATCACCTGTGATGGAGTGGGGAAGTTTGCAAATAGATCCTAATATTTGTCAAGCTACCTATGAAGGTAAGCCGTTACATCTCACACCCAAAGAGTACCGTTTATTAGAGCTTCTCCTTCGTCGTAATGGTTGCATTCTAAGTCGTAGCAACATTTTAGAGAACCTTTGGTCTTTTGAGGAGCCTCCAGAAGAAGACGCAGTCAAGGCTATTGTTAAACGTTTAAGACAGAAATTAAAAGCAGCTGGAGCACCCAGTGATTTTGTCGCCACAGCTTATGGAATGGGCTATTATCTCCAACAGCGTTCGCAACAGCAATTTCGCAACTATGAAGAGGCTACATCCTGCCAGAGTGTAAATAGTAGTTCTCTAGTCGGTAGGACAGGTATTTCATCTTAA
- a CDS encoding thiamine phosphate synthase gives MKQADCYDESTNGVVVMVEPYSQREQIQQVVYRILDANLDRVREGLRIIEEWCRFGLNNSQLAGECKRMRQEVASWHTAQLRAARDTPGDSGTELTHPQEEERSGIKSLLQANFCRVEEALRVLEEYGKLYRPNMGKAFKQMRYRVYTLESDLMGYQRHQLLLRSHLYLVTSPKENLLETVEAALKGGLTLVQYRDKNADDSTRIALAEKLRQLCHAYHAMFIINDRVDLALAVDADGVHLGQQDMPIAIARQLLGPHRLIGRSTTNADEMQRAITEGADYIGVGPVYETPTKIGKPAAGLEYVSYAAKHCSIPWFAIGGIDPNNINEVIDAGAQRVAVVRSIMQAEQPTLVTQYFLSQLNRIQPIPEKSYV, from the coding sequence ATGAAACAGGCTGACTGTTACGATGAAAGCACTAATGGGGTTGTTGTAATGGTCGAGCCATACAGCCAAAGAGAGCAAATCCAACAAGTTGTTTACCGCATCTTGGATGCAAACTTAGATCGGGTGCGGGAAGGCTTGCGAATTATTGAAGAATGGTGTCGCTTTGGCTTGAATAATTCCCAGCTAGCTGGGGAATGCAAGCGAATGCGGCAAGAGGTAGCAAGCTGGCATACAGCTCAATTGCGGGCGGCGCGTGATACACCAGGGGATTCTGGTACTGAATTAACCCATCCTCAAGAAGAGGAACGCTCAGGCATAAAATCCCTGCTGCAAGCTAACTTCTGTCGAGTGGAAGAAGCCTTGCGAGTGCTAGAAGAATATGGTAAGCTTTACCGCCCAAATATGGGGAAAGCTTTTAAACAAATGCGATATCGGGTTTATACCCTAGAAAGTGATTTAATGGGTTATCAACGGCATCAATTACTGTTGCGATCGCATTTGTATCTTGTCACTTCCCCCAAAGAAAATTTACTAGAAACTGTCGAAGCAGCCCTTAAAGGTGGGCTAACGTTAGTACAGTATCGCGATAAAAATGCTGATGATAGTACCCGGATTGCATTAGCTGAGAAATTGCGGCAGTTATGCCATGCTTATCATGCAATGTTCATCATTAATGACAGGGTAGATTTGGCTTTAGCAGTAGATGCTGATGGGGTACACTTGGGACAACAGGATATGCCCATTGCCATTGCCCGACAGTTACTAGGGCCTCATCGTTTGATTGGTCGTTCTACCACAAATGCGGATGAAATGCAACGGGCAATTACCGAAGGTGCGGATTATATTGGTGTAGGGCCAGTTTATGAAACTCCTACAAAAATTGGCAAGCCAGCTGCTGGTTTAGAATATGTCAGTTATGCTGCCAAACATTGTTCCATACCTTGGTTCGCCATTGGGGGTATAGATCCAAACAACATCAATGAGGTGATTGATGCTGGAGCGCAACGTGTAGCAGTGGTACGCAGTATCATGCAAGCCGAACAACCTACTTTGGTAACACAATATTTTCTATCGCAGCTAAATCGCATTCAACCAATTCCTGAAAAGTCCTATGTCTAA